In Methanobrevibacter oralis, the following proteins share a genomic window:
- the proS gene encoding proline--tRNA ligase: MVENFSEWFHNILEEANITDSRYPIKGMAIWMPYGFQIRKHTMEIIKKLLDKDHEEVLFPMLIPETELAKEGIHVKGFEDEVYWVTKGGQSELNEQLALRPTSETAIYPMYALWIRSHIDLPLKYYQIVNTFRYETKHTRPLIRVREITTFKEAHTAHATKKESDEQIKDFIEIYKEFFDELGLPYLISKRPEWDKFPGADYTMAFDVIMPDGKTLQIGTIHNLGQTFAKTFDITFEDKDGEHKFVYQTCAGLSDRVIASIIGIHGDEKGLRLPPKVSPNQVTIIPILFKKGKEEVLAKCMEIKKQLEAKGLRVNIDDRDIRPGKKFFDWELKGTPLKLELGPRDLENNITIAMRRDETEKIEITLDDNLDDNVCDLLNKTTNNLSKIGLKFQEEHYKFASSLSEIPKLIEDGNVVAFNWCGDTECGKAIEDETGYNILGIKEEISEGKCIASNEDAKYLALIAKTY; the protein is encoded by the coding sequence ATGGTGGAAAATTTTAGTGAATGGTTTCATAACATTTTAGAAGAAGCTAATATAACTGATTCAAGATATCCTATTAAAGGAATGGCTATTTGGATGCCTTATGGCTTTCAAATTAGAAAACACACTATGGAAATTATTAAAAAATTATTAGATAAAGACCATGAAGAGGTATTATTTCCAATGCTTATTCCTGAAACTGAATTAGCTAAAGAAGGAATTCATGTAAAAGGATTTGAAGATGAAGTCTATTGGGTAACCAAAGGAGGTCAAAGTGAATTAAACGAACAGCTAGCTTTAAGACCAACTAGTGAAACTGCAATTTATCCAATGTATGCCCTATGGATTAGATCACATATTGACTTACCATTAAAATATTATCAAATCGTAAATACATTTAGATATGAAACTAAACATACACGCCCATTAATTCGTGTGCGTGAAATTACTACTTTTAAAGAAGCTCATACTGCCCATGCAACTAAAAAAGAATCTGATGAGCAAATCAAAGACTTTATTGAAATTTATAAAGAATTTTTCGATGAATTAGGGCTTCCTTATTTAATCTCAAAAAGACCAGAATGGGATAAATTCCCAGGAGCAGATTATACTATGGCTTTTGATGTAATCATGCCTGATGGAAAAACCTTACAAATTGGTACAATTCATAATTTAGGTCAAACTTTTGCAAAAACCTTTGACATAACCTTTGAAGATAAAGATGGAGAGCATAAATTTGTTTATCAAACTTGTGCTGGACTTTCAGATAGAGTAATAGCTTCAATTATTGGAATTCACGGAGATGAAAAAGGTTTAAGACTTCCACCAAAAGTATCCCCTAATCAAGTCACAATAATTCCAATTTTATTTAAAAAAGGAAAAGAAGAAGTTCTAGCTAAATGTATGGAAATTAAAAAACAACTTGAAGCTAAAGGACTTAGAGTAAATATTGATGATAGAGATATTAGACCAGGTAAAAAATTCTTTGATTGGGAATTAAAAGGAACTCCTTTAAAACTTGAATTAGGTCCAAGAGATTTAGAAAACAATATTACAATAGCTATGAGAAGAGATGAAACAGAAAAAATCGAAATTACACTAGATGACAACTTGGATGACAATGTTTGTGACTTACTTAATAAAACTACAAATAATCTCTCAAAAATTGGACTAAAATTCCAAGAGGAACATTATAAATTTGCTAGTTCATTATCTGAAATTCCGAAACTAATTGAAGATGGAAATGTTGTTGCATTTAATTGGTGTGGAGATACAGAATGTGGAAAAGCTATTGAAGATGAAACTGGTTATAATATTCTGGGTATTAAAGAAGAGATTAGTGAAGGAAAATGTATAGCAAGTAATGAAGATGCAAAATACCTTGCACTAATAGCTAAAACTTATTAA
- the cofC gene encoding 2-phospho-L-lactate guanylyltransferase, producing MDDIYAIIPVSKFKNAKTRLSPFLSEDEREQLLKAMLRDVSDALKKYVDKIFIISADKDVLDYAESLKLNTIIENDNSNLNRALKQAMKYCIKKTRKILIVPSDIPLIGKTNIKMLIDASKSLDFIIVPSKGGGTNMIIMKPMAIHTRFEGFSYKEHLKAAERKKLNPQVHDSLFMALDVNTAEDLGEIMIHGDKTHTRKYLKELKVNVESYHGSERLRVTRDD from the coding sequence ATGGATGATATCTATGCAATAATCCCCGTTAGCAAATTTAAAAATGCTAAAACCCGTCTTTCACCTTTCTTGTCAGAAGATGAAAGAGAACAGCTATTAAAAGCTATGTTAAGAGATGTTAGTGATGCCTTAAAAAAGTACGTTGATAAAATATTCATTATAAGTGCTGACAAGGATGTTTTAGACTATGCTGAAAGCTTAAAATTAAATACAATTATTGAAAATGATAATTCTAATTTAAATAGAGCTTTAAAGCAAGCTATGAAATATTGTATTAAAAAAACTAGAAAAATCTTAATTGTACCATCCGACATACCTTTAATTGGAAAAACCAATATTAAAATGCTAATTGATGCATCAAAAAGCTTGGACTTTATTATTGTTCCTTCAAAAGGTGGTGGAACTAATATGATAATAATGAAACCCATGGCAATCCATACAAGGTTTGAAGGATTTAGCTATAAAGAACACTTAAAAGCAGCTGAAAGAAAAAAGCTAAATCCACAAGTTCATGATTCACTGTTTATGGCATTAGATGTTAATACTGCTGAAGATTTAGGAGAAATAATGATTCATGGAGATAAAACACACACACGAAAATACTTAAAAGAACTGAAAGTCAATGTAGAGTCTTATCATGGAAGCGAAAGATTAAGAGTTACACGAGATGATTGA